A single region of the bacterium genome encodes:
- the rplN gene encoding 50S ribosomal protein L14, with the protein MIQQETILTVADNSGARRLACIKVIGGSKRKYASVGDIVVVSIREAIPNAKVKKGDVKRAVIVRVNNHISRPDGSYIRFDDNSAVLIDNNREPIGTRVFGPVARELRAKNFMKIISLAPEVL; encoded by the coding sequence ATGATTCAGCAAGAAACCATATTGACCGTGGCCGACAATTCCGGCGCGCGCCGGCTTGCCTGCATCAAGGTCATCGGGGGCAGCAAGCGGAAATACGCCTCGGTCGGCGATATCGTCGTCGTGTCCATCCGCGAGGCGATTCCGAACGCGAAGGTGAAAAAAGGCGACGTCAAGCGCGCGGTCATCGTGCGCGTGAACAACCACATCAGCCGGCCGGACGGCAGTTACATCCGTTTCGACGACAACAGCGCCGTGCTGATCGACAACAACCGCGAGCCGATCGGAACCCGCGTGTTCGGACCGGTGGCTCGCGAACTGCGCGCGAAAAATTTCATGAAGATCATTTCGCTCGCACCGGAAGTGCTTTGA
- the rplE gene encoding 50S ribosomal protein L5: MNPRMRDLYDKTVTPALMQEFGYKNPMQVPRLSKITVNYGLGEALQNPKLVESSAVELAAITGQKPVVTRAKKSIAAFKLREGQAIGVMVTLRHERMYEFLDRLISIAIPRVRDFRGVSEKAFDGRGNYTLGVREQIIFPEIDYDKVDKIKGLNITIVTTAKTDEEGRALLKHLGMPFRR, translated from the coding sequence ATGAATCCCCGGATGCGCGATCTCTACGACAAGACGGTGACCCCGGCGCTCATGCAGGAGTTCGGATACAAGAACCCCATGCAGGTGCCGCGCCTTTCGAAGATCACCGTCAACTACGGCCTCGGCGAGGCCCTGCAGAACCCGAAGCTCGTCGAGTCCTCGGCCGTGGAATTGGCGGCGATCACCGGGCAAAAGCCCGTCGTGACACGCGCGAAAAAGTCCATCGCCGCGTTCAAGCTGCGCGAGGGCCAGGCGATCGGCGTCATGGTCACGCTGCGGCACGAGCGCATGTACGAGTTTCTCGACCGGCTCATTTCGATCGCCATCCCGCGCGTTCGCGACTTCCGCGGCGTGTCGGAAAAGGCGTTCGACGGCCGCGGAAACTACACGCTCGGCGTGCGGGAACAGATCATCTTTCCCGAAATCGATTACGACAAGGTCGACAAGATCAAGGGCCTGAATATCACGATCGTGACGACGGCCAAAACGGACGAGGAAGGGCGCGCCCTGCTGAAGCATTTGGGCATGCCGTTCCGCAGGTAA
- the rplX gene encoding 50S ribosomal protein L24 — MPVRKGDIVHIIAGKEAGSLENKAKRGKVLDVDTDKGRVVVERMNFIKRHSRPNKANRQGGIIEREGPIHHSNVMVVCPACDKPTRVKHVILEDGRKLRACKKCGELLDK; from the coding sequence ATGCCGGTGCGAAAGGGCGACATCGTCCACATCATCGCCGGCAAGGAAGCAGGCTCGCTGGAGAACAAGGCCAAGCGGGGCAAGGTCCTTGATGTCGACACCGACAAGGGGCGTGTGGTCGTCGAGCGCATGAATTTCATCAAGCGCCACTCGCGTCCGAACAAGGCCAACCGCCAGGGCGGCATCATCGAGCGGGAGGGGCCGATCCACCACAGCAACGTGATGGTCGTCTGCCCGGCGTGCGACAAACCCACGCGCGTCAAGCACGTGATCCTCGAGGACGGACGGAAGCTGCGCGCCTGCAAGAAGTGCGGCGAGCTTCTGGACAAATAA
- the rpsQ gene encoding 30S ribosomal protein S17, producing MSEQGKRRTMQGIVTSDKMDKTVVVNVSRVFKHPLYGKVVKRQKKYKAHDAANECRVGDVVELIETRPLSAQKHWAVKRVMRKPVA from the coding sequence ATGAGCGAGCAGGGAAAGCGCCGGACGATGCAGGGCATCGTGACCAGCGACAAGATGGACAAGACCGTCGTCGTGAACGTGTCGCGTGTGTTCAAGCATCCGCTCTACGGCAAGGTCGTCAAGCGCCAGAAAAAATACAAGGCCCACGACGCGGCCAACGAATGCCGCGTGGGCGATGTCGTGGAACTGATCGAAACCCGCCCCCTCTCGGCGCAAAAGCACTGGGCCGTGAAGCGGGTCATGAGAAAGCCGGTCGCGTAA